The following coding sequences lie in one Apium graveolens cultivar Ventura chromosome 1, ASM990537v1, whole genome shotgun sequence genomic window:
- the LOC141666507 gene encoding cytochrome P450 76A2-like has translation MEEAWNYTLWSILIISITLVWLKKDGYKRSKLPPGPRGWPVIGNVFDLENGISLHRGLAALKQEYGPVVWLNLGSVNIMVILSATAAEELFKNHDLSFVDRFNNHTMASHDYYKSSMALGAYSVYWRVLRRICTVELFSNRRISEQVLVRKKCVDSLLLWIENEVEKGANCEIEVMSFVFPTAFNLIGNLTLSRDLMHPHSEMASEFYTALSGFAECIGLPNISDLFPWLRWLDLQGLRKRMDKDLGKAMQIVSGFVDERVKQWQHEEGRATEQRDFLDVLLHFEGNGKDEPAKLSRHQITIFLLDMFIAGTDTTSATTEWAMCELLQNPESMKTIKAELGRVVGANKKLDESDIDNLPYLRAVVEETLRLHAPAPLTLPRKAVQDTNFMGYFIPKDTQVLVNAWAIGRDEETWEDALSFKPERFLESSIGYRRQKSEYIPFGAGRRICPGLPLANHTLPLILGSLLHSFDWELGTEIDLTETTGTAARLLKPLKAVPKRKTT, from the exons ATGGAGGAAGCATGGAATTATACACTCTGGTCCATCTTGATCATTTCAATAACACTTGTCTGGCTTAAAAAAGATGGTTACAAACGTTCCAAGCTTCCTCCAGGACCAAGGGGCTGGCCTGTTATTGGCAATGTTTTCGATCTTGAAAATGGCATTTCACTTCATAGAGGTCTAGCAGCACTGAAACAAGAATATGGTCCTGTTGTGTGGTTAAATCTTGGGTCTGTCAACATTATGGTGATTCTTTCTGCTACTGCAGCTGAAGAGTTGTTCAAGAATCATGATCTCTCCTTTGTTGATCGCTTCAATAATCATACAATGGCGTCTCATGACTACTACAAGAGCTCCATGGCTTTAGGTGCATATAGCGTTTACTGGCGCGTCTTGAGGCGGATATGTACTGTTGAGCTCTTTAGTAATAGAAGGATTAGTGAACAAGTTTTGGTCAGGAAAAAATGTGTGGATAGTTTGCTGCTTTGGATAGAAAATGAAGTCGAAAAAGGTGCAAATTGTGAGATTGAAGTGATGAGCTTTGTGTTCCCAACAGCATTTAACTTGATTGGAAATCTTACACTGTCTCGTGACTTGATGCATCCACATTCGGAGATGGCCTCTGAATTTTACACGGCTTTGTCAGGATTCGCGGAGTGTATAGGCCTTCCTAATATTTCTGATCTGTTTCCGTGGCTTAGATGGCTTGACCTACAGGGATTGAGGAAGAGAATGGACAAGGATCTGGGAAAAGCAATGCAGATTGTTTCAGGATTTGTCGATGAGCGTGTGAAACAGTGGCAACACGAGGAAGGAAGGGCAACAGAACAGAGGGACTTCTTGGATGTGCTACTTCATTTTGAGGGCAACGGGAAGGATGAACCAGCTAAACTATCACGCCATCAAATCACTATTTTTCTATTG GATATGTTTATAGCTGGAACAGATACAACAAGCGCCACAACTGAGTGGGCAATGTGTGAACTCTTACAAAATCCTGAATCAATGAAGACGATTAAAGCGGAGCTTGGAAGAGTTGTGGGAGCAAACAAGAAACTGGATGAGAGTGACATCGATAATTTGCCTTACTTGCGAGCAGTTGTGGAGGAAACACTACGCTTACATGCTCCAGCTCCACTTACGCTTCCAAGAAAAGCAGTCCAAGATACCAACTTCATGGGCTATTTTATACCTAAAGACACACAAGTTCTTGTGAATGCTTGGGCAATTGGAAGGGACGAAGAAACTTGGGAGGATGCTTTGTCTTTCAAGCCTGAAAGATTCTTGGAATCAAGTATTGGATACAGGCGTCAAAAATCTGAGTACATACCATTTGGGGCTGGGAGAAGGATTTGCCCAGGTCTTCCGCTTGCTAATCACACACTTCCCCTGATTCTAGGTTCATTGCTTCACAGCTTTGACTGGGAACTGGGGACAGAAATTGACTTGACGGAAACAACGGGGACTGCAGCGAGACTACTTAAGCCCCTGAAAGCAGTTCCAAAACGAAAGACCACATGA
- the LOC141720631 gene encoding basic blue protein has product MSMGRGSAVAVVLVLFLVALQYEVAQAAIYNVGGAGGWSFSSGSWPKGKRFRAGDVLVFKYNPSIHNVVAVNRGAYGSCSTPRGAKVYTSGNDRIKLVKGQNFFICNFPSHCQAGMKISVSAI; this is encoded by the exons ATGTCTATGGGAAGAGGCAGTGCAGTTGCAGTGGTGTTGGTGCTTTTCTTGGTTGCTCTTCAGTATGAAGTAGCTCAAGCTGCTATCTATAATGTCGGAGGAGCTGGCGGTTGGTCCTTTAGCTCCGGCTCTTGGCCTAAAGGCAAGCGCTTTAGGGCCGGTGATGTGCTCG TGTTCAAATACAACCCATCAATTCACAATGTGGTAGCAGTAAACAGAGGAGCTTACGGCAGTTGCAGCACGCCGCGAGGGGCCAAAGTGTATACCAGTGGAAATGACAGGATCAAGCTTGTTAAAGGACAGAACTTCTTTATCTGCAACTTCCCTTCACATTGTCAAGCTGGAATGAAGATATCTGTCTCTGCAATTTGA